One Marasmius oreades isolate 03SP1 chromosome 7, whole genome shotgun sequence genomic window, GAGTCGTCGGACTCTGCAAGGGTCTGCATGTGTAAGTGATGCGATCTGAAGCCCTGAGGGGAGAGAAAGGTAGCGTTGTTGGGCGAAGAGCTGGCTGAAGACGATGGTAAGAGCGGAGCGGCTTCCTGCGTGGGAGCAGTCGAAGGCCTAGAGACCTTCTTAGAGCGTCGCTGGGGCATTAACGGTGACAATGACTGAGGCGTAGCAGTCGACATCCATGTCCAAGTTTAAGTCAACTCCACCAGCGTCATTTCCTTGCCACGTGATAGAATTCCCATGCGAGACCTGACCATTTTCCCACCCCACCCTTCATTGCACCAAGTCAATCTCCTCCAATGCCATTGATTTATTTTCAAGCGGAGACACTCGTTTCGACTTTTGACTCTCCTGCGGAAATTGAACTGACAAGCTACATAGCGACCAACTGGACTCACCTTCGCTTTTTTAATCCTTCAAACGCTTCAGGGCCAATAGTACTGTTTTCCAACTTGATGCCACACCGCTCCTCAAATATCTCGATGCCCACGACGTAGAATGTTCAATGTTTGCTGAGTGCTCGGACCTGAAAACCACTGCACACTGACCTATGTACATGCCTTTACGGTGTGTTCCCATCGCCCTGTAACGGAGCACATTCGGAAATACGAGCAAAGAGGAGTTGTCGTCGGGCCTGGGTAAGTAGCTATATAATATATTTGTTGTCCGCCACGCGCTTCCTGATCGATGATTGATCTACACCGCCGTTGGCCTTCATCTTATGCCTCTCCCAAGCCTCTCCTACGGCACTGTCGCATGAAGACTTAGAGCGGTAGGCCAGACCATTCCACGCGTGTCAGTTGGCATCTTAAGCGTGCGTTTTTCGAGGATATGGTCCCTCAAAGCAGCTATTCACTAATAGCCCATTCTGAACTACTACTCTTTTTCGATGTCTTCTTCAACTGCATAGTACAGAAGACCATAAGTATATTCTTCATTGATTGAGCGGCGATATGGACAGACTGGCCCTCAGCTGCTTTTTCTTCCACCGTCGTCGACGGAGCCGATCTTGGTGACATATCATAAATATATCGACAcgatataaagtagcacatatatGTACCATATGTGCCAGCCCTGGCGGTGTAGATTCCAATCAATCTGTGGGGTAGATCTGTGCACCAAAAGAATTAAGCTTCGAGTGGGAAATAATTTGATCGCGTATGATTATTTATGTAAACACCGTCTTGCATATTACGTATATAATAAAGATAGTTACATACATCCTAAATAAATCGTTATCTGACACCCACAAGGACAGCTAAACTCCATGTGAAAAGTGGGAGTGTCAGATTATCATTCTGATCCGACAGCGCCTCCATGATTGACGAGCAACCAATCACGCCTGCATACCTTACCGTCTAGAAACCAAGATAGTTAGCCATCCAACATTTGAACAGGGTGCAAAGAAGCAAAGATAAGCAAGGGGAAATTGTCCAGATTGCCCTGGACTGCGAGATCGCACATACCGAGAATGCCTCCACCATACCAAACAAGCGCAGAATCCATGCGCATACGACAATTGACACGATGAACGCCAAGCTTCCTTCAAGAGACTTGGAAGACGTAGGGGACCACCGATGTATACCCATTCGTTTCCCTACAATTGACGCCTGTGCATCAGGTTAGCCAGGTGCTAACCAAGAGAGAGCAAGGTAGATCCCCACCAGTGAATCTCCAACGCCAAGCATAAGGATACCTGAAAACTCGACAAGAGAAGATCCGCTGCAGATGTGTCAATCTTCGTTCTTATGATCCATACAATACAGAAAAACATACCTCTCCAGCCATAAAGGTCCGGCACACCCAGTCAGGAGATAAAAATGACTTAGAATGGTCGTACCACTATCTTTTTGATCCAGAAACTCATTCATGAACAGATGAACAGATGCTCCGAATGGATAAATAGCAAAATAGCGAACGTATTCAGCAAACGTGAATAACGCGAACACGGCACTGAAACACAGATGGGTGAAGGCGGGCTGAAGTAAAAGAAGAACAGGgggtcaaagtcaaagttgtCGCTAACGAAACATTCCCAAAGGAGAAAGTTGCTCACATCAAATGCCACCCCTGGAACAAACATGACTACGGCTAACCCATGAAAGAACTTTCTCCTTGCGTTCAACCTCAACGTCGGCACGTGTTTATCTGCAGCATCCAACCAGTCGGTGGCGACTGTTGCCCCACTGGGAAGATTGGGGAATGTCAAACCAAGTGTAGGGGTGGTAGAAGTCGGACCGATTCCTCCGGCTGTGTTGGAGTTTTCGCTGCCAGAACTTGTCCCTTGGATGGTATTATCTACCGAGGGCGGTACTCCCGGAACAACGAGAGTTTCGCCTGTGGAATTTCGTGCTCTGAATCGTCTTGAGCGCGCTAGTTGCCGGTTCCATCCAGCAACGCTTAAAGAACCCAAGACTCCCCAATAGCCCAAGAGAACTGCTCTACTCCATTTTTTCCTGCCTTCCAATAACCAAAAGATGACCCAGATCCACGGATCACGGTTATCCAGACACCAACGGGTCCACAGCCCGATAACACCAACAATGATGATCAGAGCCCCGATGTAGAAACCGAGAGCGAGTATGCGTCGGTGACGAAGTTTTTGCTCTGGGTAGCGTAGGCGTCTGATCGGCCTTTGAGCAATTTGGCGAGAAAGAATGAGGAAGGGAGAGAGTATGAAACCTGTTAAAAAGGAGCCCGCAACCAAAGCGATCTGGAAAACCAAAAGGGGAGTAGGCAGACGAAAGGTCTTGACGAACGGTGTAGCTTGGGGCCAAATCTATCATTGTATTGTGCTCGTGAGTATCGAATATGAGGAAGATGGCCCGGGGACTCACTCTAGCTCTGGTGACATTGAGCAACTCCATGAATAGTGCCGTACCACCATAAGCAACCACCCCAAGCTCTCCCAAAGTAAAACTCCGATGAGCAAGGCGAACCGCAACGTAGAGCGTGAACTGGTAAAACAAGGAGCTTACGGCAACTTCAAGCCATGTCAAGTCTACGAAACGAGTGTAAAATATGATCGTCAGTTTAAAGAGAATGCTTACGTTGCCAGAAACCCCAGGATAGCAGCTGAAACGCCACCTTCAACGCGACTACAGAAAAGCTAACACCGATTGTGAAAGTGACATAAAAGAGGAGTCGACGTCCTTCACTCCTTGGCACGGATTTTCTCTCACCATCGATATTGGCTGAGGAAGAATATTGATGCTCTAGACACCAAGAGCAACATATATGAAGTAGCAAGATGCTAGAACACATGACTGCGAGATCGACGGCATTATAGCGCGAAAGAACAAGGGCTTCAAGAGGTGTATAGGAGCCTTTCGAATTGTTGAGCGAGAAAGGCGCCTCTATTCGCCAGTTCGGGGGAAGAGGGTTTGACGTGGGATCGCGCCTCGATAGGGATGAATACAGTAATGCGCATGAGACTAGGGGTCCTAAGAGGAGTCCGGTGCATATTCCGTCATCGGTCGATTCTCTACAGTCGAATGAGCTGATGTATGAGAGGTTGACATGTGACAGACGGACCTATAATTTTTCGGTACTGACATCCACACAAACCCAAAATATGGTTTATTGATTGAGGGAGGCCCATTGCGTCGTTCTGAAGGCCGTGGGGATAGCGATCGCCGTGTCAAGCCAATAGTCCCTGAGTTTGCCACAGACAGGGTCACTTCAGAACCGGGAAGGGCCATTAACGAAGAAGAGATTAAGGAGTTATGCATCCAAAGCATATACAGTACAACGATTCCAATGAGGCACTGAAGTTCTGGACATGGGAAAGACCGCAGATTTAGACCTCTTTACGGGACTTAGTCAATCCTGGTGACTCACCTGTGAGAATCCACAAATTATAATTGCGGGATGAGAAATGAGATGATTGGAAGTCGGTTTCCTCCCAGATTGTCGACGTGGCGTATACCAAAGTTCCAAGCATGATAATAGATTCACCCGCCCGCCTAGAATCAAGAGAAAATGTCCAGGTATAAGATGAAAATGGTATACGAATGTTTAGTTCGAATCTAGCAGGTAAAACGTGCCGCCAAGTTAGAAGAGACTCGTGGCGAATAAGTAGTGGGATTCCGAATCGCGTTTTGAAGGAAAAAGAGGATGGTAGCACGGCCGGCGATTCGGACTTTGAACGGGTGAACGGGGCTGCACGATTTGTGGAGGATTCTCCTGAAGAAGTAGGATAAATAGGACTGagccctcttcttcttcggggTTTTGGAGTTTTGTTACGATTTACTGAACCGTTCCTTCGAGAGGATGATATGGAATATTTACGACCGCGTGGTACGGGTAACGAATCATCGGAATCTTCATCATAGCTGTCATCGGTTTGTGAGCTATGAAGCAAAAGGGTCAATACAAACTGCAAGAGAAGCCAATAGAAGCGCACCCCGATGATCCTGCCTGGTAACTAGTACTCCAGTCTAGGGTTGGTGCTAATGTTGAGCTCACTGAGCGACGACGTGCGGCATTTTTCTTGCGAAGTTCACCTCGCCTTGCAGTAGGTATCGAGGGTGGCGAGGGAGATGACCGTGAGCGAGGCAGCTTGGAGACTGAAAGGGCGTGCTAGCCGACAGTACACAGCAGGTAAAGAGTGAAATCTGAGTCACGTGGAACACTGTGGGAACGCTGCTGAACCTTTTGAAATTACACGTGGAGACAACTATTCTCCATCTGATTTGTTAGCGGCGCGCCATCATCCTGTTACGCGTTTAAAAATGGCGAGCAAGGAAGCATCGGTATTTCTTGAAGATCTGGAACCACCGGGACTCTCTTCTGCAGAGTGCCAAGTCCCAGTCGCGTCGCAAGAATCCACCGTTTCTCATGCGACAGTGGTAGAGTCAGACCATGGCGACGCGTCAACCACGACATCCACAACCGCGAAAAAACGACAAGTAACCCTTACAGACATGTTTGGGAGTCGGGGAAGCAACAAACGTATCAAACTCTCCCCGCAGGCAACGTCAATAACGAAGGCTATTGAGGGGGGAACTGTGTCTTCGTCGAGGGTGGATGGTCCACCGAAGTTAAATTCGATCCCGTTTTCTCTCAAAGGTTTCCAAGACTCGCTTAATGAAGAAGACCGAAAGCTATTGAATCTTGAATGCCAAATTCTGGGAAAGAGCTGGTCAGTGCTTCAATTCCAACACGTCTTGCAATCTCCGCGGGCCTTAAACTACCGGCTCCCAGGCTCAAGTTACTTCAAGACGAGATTAAGAAGCCCTATTTCATATCCTTGAAGCGTTTCCTTTGGGGAAAAGGTGTCAAAGGATTGGACGACTCTGCTGCTTCACTCAACGTGTTCCCGTCTCGTAAGGCTTCTGGCTTCATTCACTCGGCCTTCATTCAACGGAGTTTGGTTTCCATAGCCCGCAACATCTATACTTGGTCTAACACGCCTCTTGGGAAAGTTCGGGTAGTCTTGATTGGACAGGACCCGTACCATGGTCCAGGGCAAGCTCATGGTACGTACCGTCCTACTTGATCAATTTGGCAATGAACTTGGGCAATTTTAGGACTTTGTTTCTCTGTTCCTATGGGTGTTCGAGTACCGCCTTCCTTGAGAAATGTTAGTTCTCGCATCTGATTGAATTCCATCTTTATACGCTTTAAGTTATTGGCTGTTTGACTGCTGGTGTTCACCTTCGCAGCTGATTAGCTGAAATACATCGCGTTGACATGATTAGAGACTTGGCTGACACACATTGTCATTGCAGATATACGCGGAATTAAAGGCGGAGTACTCCGAATTCGAGCCTCCAAAACACGGGTGAGCTGTTCATTCGCAAATTTGTCGTATTATCCCTATCCATCAGTGATAAATGCTCCTCCCAAACTCCTTTTCTTACGTCGACCACGCCCAGGTTTGCCACTGGCGTGATAATGTATTTTTGGAATCTAACATATCGACTCCAGGAACCTTTCTTCCTGGGCCGCAAACGGTGTGCTGATGTTAAACGCTTGTCTGACTGTCGACGAAGGCAAGGCTGGTTCACACGCGAATAAAGGTTGGGAGACGTTTACCTCTAAGGTGGTCCAAATTGTCGACAAGTACGGCGGTGCCAATCTTCCTGGTCCAGGGGGATCAGCCAGTACTGGAGTAGGGAGAGGTGTAGTATTCTTGGCTTGGGGTGCGTATGCTGAGAAACGGGTCGCAGGGCTTGACAAGGTCAGCATCCGCACCTTTCTTTTGACAGGTTCGACTCCAAACTGATGATTCCACGTTACACTTGTTTTTCAACGCGCCGCCCTTCTCGTGTCTGTCAACAGACGAAGCATCTCGTGTTGAAGAGCGCGGTGAGCACATAGCTACCGTCAGCAATCTATTTCCTTAACTGACGGCATCCATTGCTTCCAATTCAACAGCATCCTTCGCCTCTGTCCGCGCATAGGGGGTTCCTGGGAAATGGACACTTCAGAAAGGCAAACGAATGGCTGGAATCAAAATATGGTCCAGACGGAAAGGTGGATTGGTGCCACTTTGACAGTTAAGCTCAGAGTCATGGGACGGTTTGGATGAAGTTTGGACGGTGTAGATGTAGTGGGGACGATCTTCATGGGTTTTCTTGGATCGCTGTTACCTTCGACTTGCGACGGTAATTGCTGTACATTGTATATCGTAGATCAGGACCTCTTGGTGCTATCCCAgtaagtaaataataatgtaTAAGTGGAATCACCGTTCGCCGGCCTGCGGCACTCCTTTCCACCGGTCCTCGCTTCGGTCTTACAGTACACTCCGGCGCTGAAACGGGTAAATGTCAGAGTCATGACGAAATGTTGACCGGTCCGGATTATTCTAGATCGTCAGAGATCGTTGCCTTTCTgaaaaaggaaaacgaaCTAAACCTCACTGGATTCACAATCAAAAGGTGTCCAGAGCAAGCAAAAAGGTTTGGATACGCTGGAGAATAGGTGATGTACTACGTAAGGTATATTATCTCGTATAATGGTTGTATAGAGGTGTTGTACATCTCAGACGACGTCGGAGGAGGTCATACCATGTAAATCGCGTGAAGACAATTGATTGGGTATTTGAGAAGTGTCGGCCATGAAGTTGTAAGACTAGGATATCGGAAGTTCATCAACAGCAGTCCAAGGAAGAAACGAAACAAGTGTACAATAATTTAAAGGATGGCGTAAAAGTCAGTACGGAGTCGTACAGGACTTTCATGTCATGGAATTGCCTCTCCCATCGGTATCAAGATCCTGGGCAGACGAATGAGCACCATGGCTCTCTTGCAGGCGAGGGGGGGAGGGAAGCCGAATGCCTTGATGGGCTTGATGAGGCATAGTTGGAGTGGATAGGTGGGGGAAGACCTGGTTAATGGTATAGGGTTGCTGGGCCTCCGTCACGGACCGTCGATTTGGGTCTGGTGTGGATGGTAGTGTCGGGGAATGGACGCCAGAGCCGATCGCAAAAGAGGTGTGGTGTTCTTGTGGATGATAGGGTGCGGTGTATGAAAAGTGAGTTCGTGAAGAAACGTCGCCCCTGATGCTGTAATTGGGAGTGTTGTAGCTGCTCGCAAGAGACCTTTCAGTTGGAGGAGAGTAGTTTGGGTTCGAATTGATATACACGGGGCTTGCCCGAGATGTGGATTGTAAGGGTGACGGTGCTAAGCCGTTtgaaaatggatggaacggaTGAGATTTCGAGGACATGCCAgggggaggtggaggaagcGGGTACGATGACGAAGCAGACGAGCTGGGAAGTTCGGAATCACTCATGGTGATAGTTTGATCCCAGACGCTATCATCAACTTGTGAGGCCTCGACAGATCCGACTGCTCGATTCAAGCTATTGGGAGGCGAGTGAGAACTTATACGGGTCGACGGAGGGGAGGCTGAGGAGTCGCGGGAATGAAGAGATAGAGGAAGAACATGGTGGGTCATTGCCGACGGCTCTGTATGTTTTGGCTTGTCCTTTCCAGTTGGACCTTTGCCCAGTGGCGGTCGGTTGGCAACAGGAAGGTTTAAAGCCTGTCGCAGACAGTCGTTCTCTTCTTCCAGCTCGGAGACTCTCTGTTCTAGGGCCTGATGATCATGGAGgtgatgaaaatgaaaatgagaaTAAATTTCATATAGGGAATTACAGACCTGTAGATGAGCAGCGCGCCTTGCGCGAAAAGCACGTTGGACATCCCTGGCACGGTTTGGGGGAAGATTATCATTTCGCTTGCGACCGCGCTTCGAGGACATTGGGAGGTTAGGGGAGGATACCGGCAGGCGGAGAGGCTATGATTATTTGGGGAGGAACATATAAATAAATGGAGCAACTCGATGATCGGACAACCGAATCCGGTCAAACAGCTCTATTTTAGGTAATATGATCGACCCGTTTCCCACGCCCACGGCCCAACCGCCCAGGCCCCAGTAATAATGGGATTACCCGACCCCCCAGCGACGATGACAGCTGCTTCGCCTCCTGGAACTGGGGACCTGAAAAAGTGTAACCATAGCCATCTTGGAAGATTCCATTCCGTACGAGTCGACGTTCCAACGCATAACAACAACGATCCGTGTCTTTTCTGACCGACAACTCCTCTGATGCGACATGTCCGGTTGCCAATAAGGTTGGTGTTTCGGGTTCAGCTGAGCCGTGCACTACTGCAGTCCGTCGAGAATGTCTGGTAGCGTAGAGtctataaaataagggagtTGGCCGGAAAAAATCTAGCCTATTGAACTTGCCGGAAGAAGATCTTCAGAAACCCCTACTCGCAATCTGTGAAGCTAATCTGCTAAATCTGCTTCCATTTGCCGTTTACACACGTACCTGGAATCACTGAGAATGTCCTGCTACAGCTTAGATAGAGTTGGGAAGCTTCGTTTCAGAATACGGCGCCCGCTAGCCTTCCGGGAATTGAACCAGTTTAGCATCCAGACTGATGCAAGTACAGTAGGAGGGAATTTAGGGAAGACAAATCCATTTCCTTGGAAACGAAGGTACGTAGACGAGATTTACGCCATTGAAGAGGACCTGGAACAGGGGCAGAGTATGCATCGGGCGGCCAATGTTGGCCAGCTCGCTACGAGCTTAACGAACCAGCCCCTTTCTCGCACAACATGAAAGGATTGCGCGTCCTCGCTCGTTACGAGAGTGGTCGGCCCGTTGCCTCAAGTTTTCTCGAAACTAGGTGTGAAAAATGGTTGGAAATCATGAATTCGAATGACCATTCTGGTAGGATTTTTATCACAGTCAAAAAGTAAGGTAGTGGTGACTGATGTTGGACGCAACTCGACCGAGGTAAAAAGGGTGGCCGCAGAATTTCCCACTGAATTTACGCTCGAAAACATGAACGATAGTGACATTGTGAAAGCCCAGGTGCTTGCGCACAATCCAATTCGGAAGACTCGTATAGAACTATTAGTCAAGAGCGTTCCGAATCGATGGTTGTGCATGTAGTTCGCCCCGCGTACAACGTGTCCACCAACCTGGGCAACAGAACAAGAAGTTTTGTGAAGATGCTGCCTGTGAGTGTTGAAACTTGAACACCGAGCGTGCAGGATGTAAATATTATCAGCACACATCTGCCGAACTCGTTCGAAATTCGAAAACGAGACCACTGGCAAGGATCCACTAGATTAGACGACCGGATAGCAGATATTTTCGACGGACCAAATCCGATGGAAACAAGGTAACGGAAGGCTTTCAGTTATAAGCTACCAAGTAGCTGCTTACTGGCCCTCCGTTCCACCGACTCACAGATGCGGAAGAGATCACGATGTGTAAGCAGGTACAAAGCGGACTTTAAACCTAGTCACGGGGTGACGAAGTGACTCGCATCCCGCATTTTCTTCTACCCAAGCTCTATCTTCTTGCTCTATCAGCTCTAATATTTTCTTGAAACTCCATGTGGAGACCTGCAACTCGTCAAATCACAGGGACAAACGATGGTCTGTGAACCCTTATCTCCCCCTTTTTACAAGTTTTGATCTCTTTTTGTAGTACCCTTAGGTCAAAGGCGCCGATTTGGACCAGCACCGGCAGAAGATGCTGCTCCTCCACAGCTCGCACAATTATCACCATCCGCGTATCCTCGTCAACATGATATTGAAACTCCTGGAAAGCGTGGCCGAGAAGAGTCTCCAGCAAACGGAGACCCTAAGAGTAAGCATCTTAATGCATACATACAAAACGaatttcctctcttttttcttatttctttttaACGGCTCTATTTCTTCTGATTATCGAAGCAGCACTTGTTTTTTGAGAGTGTGATTTGCAGCCGATTTGGGCATCCAAAATTCTGACTTGGCCGATCTTACTCACCCTACTGATCATCCTTTTACTAACCCTGACCTATCTGTCTATTTTCACTCATCTTATAGTTGATTCTAATGCTCCCCGCAAACGACGTAGTCGTTGGGGTGATGTAAAGACGGAAATTCCTGGTCTGCCAACCGCCATTTCTGCCGCCGGTGTATCCCAAGCCCAACTTGACAACTATGCCATCCATCTGCGACTAGAAGAGATTAACAGGAAACTTAGATTGAATGATTACGTGCCACCCGAGCGAGAAAGGTACTTTGTGCAtcgtctttcttttccttcgaGTTTCACTTATTGTCTCTTGGTGCAGATCCCCTTCCCCGCCCCCCACCTACGATGCACACGGTAGAAGGACTAATACTCGTGAGGTTCGTTACAAAAAAAAGCTCGAGGACGAGCGTATTAAGCTTGTCGACCGTGCCATGAAAAACGACCCCAACTTCCGTCCCCCAGTTGAATACCATCAACAAAAACGCTCTCAGCGTCCTTCAGACAAAGTCTACATCCCCGTTAAGGAGTTTCCTGAAATCAATTTCTTCGGTCTTCTTGTTGGCCCTCGCGGGAACAgtttgaagaagatggaACGGGAAAGCGGTGCGAAGATCAGCATTCGAGGAAAGGGTAGTGTCAAGGAAGGGAAAGCGAGGCCTGACCAGTACGCAGATGATGCTGAGGAGGACCTGCATTGCCTTGTTATCGCTGATTCTCAGGAGAAGGTGGTTGCTTGCGTGAAGATGATCAACAGAGTCATTGAGACTGTGAGTATACCCGACATGACCTATCCTTTTCAACAGACTAACTTTACTCAAGGCGGCTTCCACTCCAGAGGGCCAAAACGATCATAAACGTAATCAACTCCGAGAACTCGCAGCGTTGAATGGAACCCTTCGCGATGACGAAAACCAGATATGCCAGAATTGCGGTGGCGTCGGTCACCGCAAATATGATTGCCCAGAACAGCGCAATTTCACTGCGAACATTATCTGTCGTGTATGTGGTAGCGCTGGACATATGGCTCGTGACTGTACTGTCAATAAAGATCCTAACGCGGTAGttacacctccacctccggGACAAATGGGAGGTCCTGCGAACGGTGGGCGTACGTTCGATTCGGACTATGCGAGTCTGCTGGCAGAACTGGGAGAGTCTGGAGGTTCTGCAGGAGATTTGTCCAAGCCATCTTGGGCCGCCGGCCCCAACGCTGGGCACGATATCACTGGGGGTGGGATCAATGTTCCTCCATGGCGTCGGCCAGAGAATTGGCAGACGAATGTACCACAACAGCAGCAGGGTTACCGACCTCCCACGCAGGGTGCTCAGGGTGGCTACGGTGGCTATGGTGGTCAGAGTTGGGGCGGATACCCACAGGCACAACAGGGCGGTTATGGGCAGCCTGATTATTCTAGCTATGCCTCCTATTATCAAGGCCAATATCAACAACCAGCGGCCGCTTGATCATGATTCACCCCCTTCAGCTCGAGAGGAACCTGATCTAGCCTTTAACCTGACCCTACCTGATCAGCTCACCATCGTGTCTAACTCATTCGTAGCTCGCAACAACAGCCATTATCGAAAACTCATGTAACGACTTCTCACTTCTTTCTCACTagctttctttccttccccGACCCTCTTCACTTCTCCCTCATCTAAAGTTTTTCAGCTGTTCGAATAGGTCTCAGTCCGAGAACTTCTCGAAGGGCGCTGATCGAGGAACATGTAGGCGCTCTCCTAACGCTAACTTTATTGCTGAAAGCTGTGGTCCTAACAACTTACTCCTTTTTCACCCTGTAACCGAATATATGATCGATGGTGACTGAAGCTTCGTTCGTTTCTATATCAATAAGCTCCATTCTGTACACCAGCAAGTACGAGCAATCATTAATCACTAGTCCTAGTCGACCCACTAGTTCACTGAGTATTTGCACCGAGTGATGAGCTGAACCCAGGCTGCCATCTTGAACGCTACTTAAGCTCACGACCGGAAGATCTAACTACGTAGAGGATACTCTGAAGATCCCGCTCAGTCCGGGAACAGCGCGTCTCCGTTCAAGCATTGCACTAGCATTGAAGCTTAGAGCTTATCAAGAACTCAAATTCAACTCCGAGTAACCTATTGGGGTCAACAATCTCCTTGTTTTTTGTGTGGAGCATTGTCACAGAGGTGAGCAGACGCCTAGCTGTCCCCGCTACCAGCAGCTGGGCCGACCGAAGTCGGTGCTTGTACGTTGCAAGGGATTGAAACCTTGCTAGAGTTTAGAACCACCTGGGGAAACGCCGTTGAGGCTCGGGTAAGCATCTCTGCGTCAGCTGAGGCCAGGGGTCAACGACATCATACAGATACCCAACCCTTGTAACAAGCGATACAGCCCAACGGGTCAAGATACGAGCGTTTtccgattcttcttctttcgctTCTTTTTCCGCGGACCATCGCCAGTCTGAGCATCAGCAGCCAACTGGTCTGATTTATCTTCCAATCTCCTTTTACTTTTACGAGCGTCATTACGGAGGACGGGTTCGTCCGAAACTTCATTCCGGATAAAGCATGATACGAAGAAACCATTGGTTTTGTCATCTCCGGGCATACACCGCACTAAGGATTGGGCAAGGCCTAATTCAGCTATGAGTCAAACACTTCATAAGAACTGTGAAAAGAAAGACAGATGCTTTACGTGGGTCATCTATCTCCTGTGGGAGACCGCGCCGCGGCCATTGGGGTAGAACTTCACTGGCAGTCGCAAGCTTGAAATTCCCATGTTTTGCTTCATCGGACTTGAGAGCTTCGGCTACAACATGCTCGTTCTCGATCGCGTGAACACTGCAAGTTGAATAGACAATTTTCTTCACGTTCGGAACTGAGACAGGTGTTGGTTCCTTCGGGTGgcaatttttttttacagGATTCGCACTCACATTTCATCCCGTGTTTGATCATCAACAGCTGGAAGGAAGCCAGTTTATGGAGGCGTTCCCCTTGGTCGGATTCGGACTCTTGTTCTGGAATGTGACATTGGATTCTCGGAGGTATTGAAGAGCAAATAATTAGACAGGGTGTCCTaccttgttcaagcagataGTCCAGTCGGTTCACAATTCCTGAGCCACTGCAAGAaggatcgagaagactgcgGAGGAGTACAAGAAGTTTCTAGGTTTGTGAACCGACTTGGAGGGAAGACGTACATGTGGGTGACCATGCTCAAATCCCGGTCAAGAGGATCTGTGGTAAGGAAATCGGCATTCACCAACTTGACGTTTTTACACTTTGCTTTTGATAGCATCATCTCCAAG contains:
- a CDS encoding uncharacterized protein (BUSCO:EOG09263MEM) yields the protein MWRPATRQITGTNDVPLGQRRRFGPAPAEDAAPPQLAQLSPSAYPRQHDIETPGKRGREESPANGDPKIDSNAPRKRRSRWGDVKTEIPGLPTAISAAGVSQAQLDNYAIHLRLEEINRKLRLNDYVPPERERSPSPPPTYDAHGRRTNTREVRYKKKLEDERIKLVDRAMKNDPNFRPPVEYHQQKRSQRPSDKVYIPVKEFPEINFFGLLVGPRGNSLKKMERESGAKISIRGKGSVKEGKARPDQYADDAEEDLHCLVIADSQEKVVACVKMINRVIETAASTPEGQNDHKRNQLRELAALNGTLRDDENQICQNCGGVGHRKYDCPEQRNFTANIICRVCGSAGHMARDCTVNKDPNAVVTPPPPGQMGGPANGGRTFDSDYASLLAELGESGGSAGDLSKPSWAAGPNAGHDITGGGINVPPWRRPENWQTNVPQQQQGYRPPTQGAQGGYGGYGGQSWGGYPQAQQGGYGQPDYSSYASYYQGQYQQPAAA